From Vitis vinifera cultivar Pinot Noir 40024 chromosome 14, ASM3070453v1, a single genomic window includes:
- the LOC100266622 gene encoding pyruvate dehydrogenase (acetyl-transferring) kinase, mitochondrial isoform X2 has protein sequence MSMAAKKALASFPKVLLDEVEKWGGRKQTGVSLRYMTKFGSQPTSRNLVFSAQFLHKELPIRIARRTLELQSLPFGLSQKPAVLKVRDWYLESFHDIRSFPEVKDTNDELGFTNMIKMIKVRHNNVVPMMALGVQQLKNDIYPKARKLDEIHQFLDRFYMSRIGIRMLIGQHVALHDHNPQPDCVGCIHTKVSPMDVARNASEDARAICLREYGSAPDVNIYGDQCFTFPYVPTHLHQMVFELVKNSLRAVQERFMDSDDIAPPVRIIVADGLEDVTIKISDEGGGIPRSGLPKIFTYLYSTARNPLDENLDLASADRVTMAGYGCGLPISRLYARYFGGDLQIISMEGYGTDAYLHLSRLGDSEEPLP, from the exons ATGT CCATGGCAGCTAAGAAAGCGTTGGCGTCATTCCCCAAAGTTTTGCTTGATGAAGTGGAGAAATGGGGTGGGAGGAAGCAGACTGGGGTGAGCTTGAGGTACATGACCAAGTTTGGTTCTCAACCTACAAGCAGAAACTTGGTCTTTTCTGCTCAATTCCTCCACAAGGAACTTCCAATTAGGATTGCCAGGAGAACCCTTGAGCTCCAGAGCTTGCCCTTTGGCTTGTCCCAGAAGCCTGCTGTCCTCAAG GTTCGAGACTGGTATTTGGAGTCATTCCATGACATCCGATCCTTTCCTGAGGTCAAGGATACTAATGATGAGTTGGGTTTTACGAACATGATCAAGATGATTAAAGTGAGGCATAACAATGTGGTCCCTATGATGGCTTTGGGTGTTCAACAGCTGAAGAACGACATTTATCCAAAAGCTCGAAAGCTTGATGAGATCCATCAGTTTCTGGATAGGTTTTACATGTCAAGAATTGGAATTCGTATGCTTATTG GGCAGCATGTGGCGCTGCATGATCACAATCCACAACCTGATTGTGTAGGCTGTATACATACTAAGGTGTCCCCTATGGATGTTGCACGGAATGCCAGTGAGGATGCCCGTGCTATTTGTTTACGAGAGTATGGGAGTGCTCCTGATGTTAACATATATGGGGACCAATGTTTTACTTTCCC TTATGTTCCAACACACTTGCACCAGATGGTATTTGAGCTGGTTAAGAATTCCTTGCGTGCTGTCCAAGAGCGGTTCATGGACTCAGATGACATTGCACCTCCAGTTCGAATCATTGTTGCAGATGGACTAGAGGATGTTACAATTAAG ATCTCAGATGAAGGGGGTGGCATCCCAAGAAGTGGCCTTCCCAAAATTTTTACGTATCTTTACAGTACTGCAAGAAATCCATTAGATGAGAACTTAGACCTTGCATCAGCTGATAGAGTGACAATGGCTGGATATGGATGTGGGCTTCCAATAAGCCGTCTATATGCTCGGTATTTTGGAGGAGATCTGCAAATTATTTCCATGGAAGGATATG GGACTGATGCTTACCTTCATTTGTCACGCCTGGGAGACTCAGAGGAGCCCCTGCCATAG
- the LOC100266622 gene encoding pyruvate dehydrogenase (acetyl-transferring) kinase, mitochondrial isoform X1 yields MSMAAKKALASFPKVLLDEVEKWGGRKQTGVSLRYMTKFGSQPTSRNLVFSAQFLHKELPIRIARRTLELQSLPFGLSQKPAVLKVRDWYLESFHDIRSFPEVKDTNDELGFTNMIKMIKVRHNNVVPMMALGVQQLKNDIYPKARKLDEIHQFLDRFYMSRIGIRMLIGQHVALHDHNPQPDCVGCIHTKVSPMDVARNASEDARAICLREYGSAPDVNIYGDQCFTFPYVPTHLHQMVFELVKNSLRAVQERFMDSDDIAPPVRIIVADGLEDVTIKISDEGGGIPRSGLPKIFTYLYSTARNPLDENLDLASADRVTMAGYGCGLPISRLYARYFGGDLQIISMEGYGEFNILSVRVNPTSFLPADKIQKLLDSFLE; encoded by the exons ATGT CCATGGCAGCTAAGAAAGCGTTGGCGTCATTCCCCAAAGTTTTGCTTGATGAAGTGGAGAAATGGGGTGGGAGGAAGCAGACTGGGGTGAGCTTGAGGTACATGACCAAGTTTGGTTCTCAACCTACAAGCAGAAACTTGGTCTTTTCTGCTCAATTCCTCCACAAGGAACTTCCAATTAGGATTGCCAGGAGAACCCTTGAGCTCCAGAGCTTGCCCTTTGGCTTGTCCCAGAAGCCTGCTGTCCTCAAG GTTCGAGACTGGTATTTGGAGTCATTCCATGACATCCGATCCTTTCCTGAGGTCAAGGATACTAATGATGAGTTGGGTTTTACGAACATGATCAAGATGATTAAAGTGAGGCATAACAATGTGGTCCCTATGATGGCTTTGGGTGTTCAACAGCTGAAGAACGACATTTATCCAAAAGCTCGAAAGCTTGATGAGATCCATCAGTTTCTGGATAGGTTTTACATGTCAAGAATTGGAATTCGTATGCTTATTG GGCAGCATGTGGCGCTGCATGATCACAATCCACAACCTGATTGTGTAGGCTGTATACATACTAAGGTGTCCCCTATGGATGTTGCACGGAATGCCAGTGAGGATGCCCGTGCTATTTGTTTACGAGAGTATGGGAGTGCTCCTGATGTTAACATATATGGGGACCAATGTTTTACTTTCCC TTATGTTCCAACACACTTGCACCAGATGGTATTTGAGCTGGTTAAGAATTCCTTGCGTGCTGTCCAAGAGCGGTTCATGGACTCAGATGACATTGCACCTCCAGTTCGAATCATTGTTGCAGATGGACTAGAGGATGTTACAATTAAG ATCTCAGATGAAGGGGGTGGCATCCCAAGAAGTGGCCTTCCCAAAATTTTTACGTATCTTTACAGTACTGCAAGAAATCCATTAGATGAGAACTTAGACCTTGCATCAGCTGATAGAGTGACAATGGCTGGATATGGATGTGGGCTTCCAATAAGCCGTCTATATGCTCGGTATTTTGGAGGAGATCTGCAAATTATTTCCATGGAAGGATATGGTGAGTTCAACATCTTATCTGTTAGAGTAAATCCAACAAGCTTTCTCCCTGCTGATAAAATCCAAAAACTTCTAGATTCATTTCTGGAATAA